The following DNA comes from Parus major isolate Abel chromosome 10, Parus_major1.1, whole genome shotgun sequence.
CACACCGTGCCGAGGCTCTGTGCTGAGGGCTCCTGCATCTGCTCTGGGGCACGAGGGGGAGCGGGGCAGGTGCTGGGGCAGGTACTGCAGAGAGCTGGCacctgctgtgcagctgctgtggcgTGGGCGCCCTTGGCAGCTCTGAATGGTCCTTGACGTATCCAGCGGCTGGGAACAGCACGGTCCTTCCCCTGCCACCCACAGCACACGGACACACGTAAGCCTGCGTGGTGCTCAATGCAGCAATGGACAGTGGGACGTGCCCCACGTCAGGGGGAGGgagccccccagcccagggggtGCTGCCAGTGCCCCCCAGCTCTGGAACTGTTGCTGCCAGGGCCAGGTATCAGAGCACACAAAGGCTCCTTGCATTGAGCTGCAGCATTTGAGGGGGGCAGACCCACAGGtccttcctcccagccctgcaacTGCCAGCTGCTCCCCCAGACTCATACCCATGGCAGTGCCCCCAGACTCATACCCATGGCAGTGCCCCCAGACTCATCCCCATGGCAGTGCCCCCAGACTCATCCCCGTGGCAGTGCCCCCAGACTCATCCCCATGGCAGTGCCCCCATGGCTGGAGCACGTGCCCAGGTCCCTTCAGCCTTGTCTGGAGAGCGGGGGCTGCAGCCTAGgagagggcagggcagggggctgctTTACATCTCAAAGCCTTGTCTCCCGTTCTGCCACCCCCCTCCTCCACCCCAGCAGAGGATATTAACCTCATTAGAGAGTCCTTTCACACTCCATGGGGTTCATTAACCCCCCGCTCTTCACCCCAGACCCCGGAGCTGGGAGGATACTCCCCTGACACATTAGCACATGGCTGCCAGGTCCCAACACCCTCCTGCTAATGGGGACCCCAGACTTTAGGGAGCCACCAAGGGGGCTGGGGGTATAGGGTCCCCATCACAGGCTCCCACTCTCTGCTCCTGGAAGGGTCTCCAGTCCATGggctcagccccatccccacACTGAGCTGGACCCCAAATCTACACATTTCATTCTGTATTGGGAGCTCCCACAGGCCCAGAACTGCCAGGTGGGAAGGCTGAatctggaggctgctggggatCCTCAGCCCTTCCTGGCCAGGGGTGAGCCACCAGGGCAAGGGGAGGGTCCCTCTTGATGCGCCCCCAAGttgctctcccagctgctgcacagcccccagcccagcgAGGAGACCCCTGGCACACCAAACCCCATCCcatgcccagctcctggggacagccacacGGACACTCAGAGAGGACACAAGGGTTTATTCACATCCAGCCGCCGCCACCCGGCGCGTCCAGCACGGCTCCAGGCTCCGACGGGGCAGCTCGTCCCTGCAGCTATCCAAGGGCTGTGTGCgtccccaggctgcagggatCCCGACAGGCATCGTGGGGCTCCGGGCGCTCCAGGCCCGGGGACTCATCTGGGTCAGTGCCGGGGCTGAGTGGGGAACAGAACCTCCAGCAGTGAGAGCAGGTCCGCAGAGAGATCCTGGGGAGCAGACAGGGAGAGGGTGAGCAGCCAGACAGaggtgcaggcagggctgggggcatGGGAGTGACAGCCCACCCACTGGAAGTGCTCTCGGCCAGGGACAAGCAGGACAAGGAACTCCATTCTGCCCACATTAATGGGATCCCCACAAACACGAGGGAGGGAAGCACCAGGAAAGATagggcaggctgggggctgggcTCACCTCTCCATTCCCTACCCCAGACAAGGCTGTTGGTACCCCAAAaccagctcctgcactgccccACACCAAGAGGACTCTGAGGCCGACCCAAGGGGGTTGATCGCTGCCCCATGCTGAGAATCGCTCCAATCCCACCAGCACGTACCTGGGTGACTGTCCCTGTGCCCACGAACTCTGACAGCACCAGTCCCATGTCCAGGACGCCACCAGGGAGATCCGGGGGggccccagcccctgcagagtGGGGAGGGGTCAGCCAGGGGGACGCAGTGGAGGTGACAGCTTTGTTCAGCTCTGAGGAGGTCCCCACTGCAGGAATGTAGGGGGGCGGCCCCCAGGTCTCCGTCTGGATGCTGGAAAACCCAAGCACCTCCGGAGGGGTCCCGGTTGCAGGGATGTAGGAGGGAGACCCCCAGGTCTCCATCCCGATGTTCGGACCCCCGAGTACATCTGGGGGGGTCCCTGCAGCAGGGGTGTAGGGGGGTGACCCCCAGGTCTCTAACCCCATCTCCGGACCCCCAAGCACCTCCGGGGCAGtgccctcagcagggctgcagagaggtGAGCCCCAGGCACCCGTCCCCATGCCGGGAGCCCCGTGCGGCTCCGGGGGTGTCCCCGCCGTGGCAGGTGACCCCCAGCTCGCAGCGAAGCCGGGCGGCGAAGCATCACGGGGGTCCGGGTCCTGGCAGCACCCCAGGCCCCGGGGGCAGAGAGGACAGTGCCGGGGGGCCGGCGCCCCCCGCCCGAGCCCCAGCAGGGCGGAGAGGTGGGCGATGTAGCGGGTGGCGAGGCGCAGGGTCTCGATCTTGGTGAGGCTCTGCCCGGCGGGCGCCAGCGCTGGGGGCAGGTAGTGCCGCAGCCTCAGCAGGGCCTGAGCCAGCCGCCGCATCCGCAGCTTCTCCCGCTCGCTGGCGCTCTGCCGAGGGACCCCCGGCgcgcccccgccccgcgcccccTTCCTGCCCCTGGCGCGGGGGGCGGCGTGGCCGCGGCACGGTCcccgggcggggccgggggacGCGAGGCCGCACGAGTCCGGCGATGCTGcgggagagctgctgctgtagcCGAGAGGGTCCGGGGGGCCGCgggcagcccagccctgcagaggggcGGCGGCGGGCAGCGTGTGGGCCATGGCAGGACCggaggctgggagctgtgtgccaGGGGCTCCCGAGAGCCCCGGCTTTATGCCGGGCCCGAGGTGTGAAGAGGCACCTTCGTGGCTGCGGGAGCAGCACTTCAAAGGCCGGGGGTCTGGGGGGGGGCGGGGGCCGCGGCTGTGAACGCGGGGTGACGAATTTCACCCCAGAGGTGTGAAGCTGCTCGGTGCTGCCCCTCGGCCCCGCGCTGGGCTGGGGACGGGGCCGGGAGCTGCAGCGGGGTCTCTGCACATCTGCTGCGGGGGagctgcactggggctgcagcccgGTCTGGGGGTGCAGCGGGGCTCTGACGGGGCTTCAGTGGGGTTTGCAGTGCGTCTGcggtgtccctgtgtccctgcagcacgTCCCCAGACAGGGAGCTGTCCCCGGGGCTGTGTGAGACACGCTCCCCCCTCCGCTTTGGGGGTGCCGCTCTCCCACCGCCCCCTGACGGACCCCTCTGGCTGCCCGGTGCTGGCGGTGGCAGGGGAACCCCCACGGGCGGCGGCTGTCGAGGGCCAGGGTCGGGGCTGGGAGGAGCCCCCCCGGCGCGTTCCCAGGCCCCGCAGGTGTCGGGCCGGAGGGTGTGAAGGTTTCCAGGGAAACGGCCCCGCCGAGGGACGGAAAATCCATCAGGGAGCAAGGGGACACGGGCACGGTACGGCACGGGCCCCCAGAGCTGGCGtgcacagcctgctctggggGTACATCTGCGGGCACAGCAGCCCGAAGTGGGCGTGCACAGCCCGCTGGTACACCGGGGTGCAGGACCCCCCCAAACAGGCTGTGCAAAGCCCTGGCAACACGAGGGGCGCAGGATCCCCACAAAGCAGGGGGCACAGCTGAGGGGATACAGCCGGGGGCACAGGTGTGTGCCCATCTGAGCCGTGCCCAGCGCGGCCCCAGCCCATCCCGGGCCAGCCCCGTTCCAACATCCAGGcgcaggctgggggtgcaggggtGTCCGGCGGGAGATCCGCACCCCCTGGCCCGGGCCAGGCACGGTCCCTTCCCCGCTGCCGGCCCCCTCCTGGGTCGCATTAGCTGATGAGCTCCCGGGTAATGAGTTCTGCACCCGCCGCAGCCGCTTCCCACCTCCCTGTTTGGACAAGTGCTGGGGCgcggctgggctggggcagcgcCGGCCGTGGGGTCAGAGCCCCCGCAGCCTTGGGAAAATCCCTAATTGTAACAAATAGTGTTTAAGTCTTGTGAATTCCTTTAGCTTCAGCCAAAAGTGCTTAGTCCCGTATTAATGTGTGCAAGTGGTTATCTTAGCCTCAAAGACTCCGGGCCTGAGCAACACAAGTAAGAAGATGTATCTTGGGCAAACCGCAGAGCTGGGAGGTATTCAAAGACAAGAAGTCTTTTTTAAGGCCTATGACCAAAACCGGATACTTTGAGGAATGGGGTGTTCCCCAAACGAGCACCAGAGACCCTCAAAAGACCCCTACTCTTATGTAAATGAGCTCCAAAAAGTGATACAAATAGGCAAAAGAATTTGCGGGAATGTTTAGCGTACATGTACGAGTTTTGGGAAATGTAATTAATAACTTACAAAGATTTAAACTAGTCTGCTagccagctgtgctctgtgtaGTAGGAGATATCCCCTGCACACCCAGCACTGAGATAATGCTACTTCCTAATTCTGAAATGACAGTGTCAGAGGGGTTTATTCCCAATTTTTGGTGACAGCAGGACACCCTGCACCCCCCATCCCAGGGAGCGGGGGGTTCCCCCATCCCTTCATCTCCTATCAATGGTGAGAGTGCAGGACCATGGCCAGGGCTCCACACCGGAGCTCAGTCAGTgcccagctcaggctgtgcccccgggagcccccagcccttctgctgagaggcccctgccctgctgggacccTCCCAGGACACGTCCCTGCCCTCTGGGGACCGCCACCCCTGCTCTGGCACCTCCCGGCTCAGGCGCCTGTGTGGTTTTGGGCTTGCCCCTCTCTCTGGGATGGCACCGCTCACAGGGAcactgcccagagctgtgtctggTGCAGGGCTCAGTGCTGCCAAGCACCTGGCAGACAGCCCCCCTCACCCCCTGCTCTCCCTCAGCCCATCGGCACAGGGTGTCCCCTGACCCCGCAACATCAACATTTTGACACCCACCACGGCGCACCCCCGTGCCCTGGGGACCCCAaccctcagcagcacagggacccCCAGACCAAGCAGCACAGCCTGTCTGGAGCCGTGCGGGGCTGCCCCCGTGGGACCGCGGGGACAGACGCAGCACGGGCAATGCAGGGATGGCTCTGGGACCCCCACCCGAGCACCCTGCACGCCTCGCTCCCCCTGCCCCCTGGGGCCGTCAGTCCGAGCCAGCAGCGGCCGTGGCTGGGAGCcgggcacagggcagggagctggggggacTGTGCTGGGTGCCGGGGCTGCGCTCGGGGTCTGGCGTTGGAAGGTCCCGGGCTCGGCAGAGGCTGTGCGGGAGCTGCGGGGCGATCCGGTACCGGGCTGCGGGGCTGGCGGCACGTTAGCATCTCTCACGGCCGTGTGAATGGGTCTCCACACACTTCCCAGCGCCGGCAGGGCCAATTAAGGACCAAAGGAGTCAGATCTGA
Coding sequences within:
- the MESP1 gene encoding mesoderm posterior protein 1; amino-acid sequence: MAHTLPAAAPLQGWAARGPPDPLGYSSSSPAASPDSCGLASPGPARGPCRGHAAPRARGRKGARGGGAPGVPRQSASEREKLRMRRLAQALLRLRHYLPPALAPAGQSLTKIETLRLATRYIAHLSALLGLGRGAPAPRHCPLCPRGLGCCQDPDPRDASPPGFAASWGSPATAGTPPEPHGAPGMGTGAWGSPLCSPAEGTAPEVLGGPEMGLETWGSPPYTPAAGTPPDVLGGPNIGMETWGSPSYIPATGTPPEVLGFSSIQTETWGPPPYIPAVGTSSELNKAVTSTASPWLTPPHSAGAGAPPDLPGGVLDMGLVLSEFVGTGTVTQDLSADLLSLLEVLFPTQPRH